From Paenibacillus sp. PL2-23:
CCGTTATGATGTGGTCGCTGACCGTGAGCACACAGAGACCCTTCACCCCGAACTTATTGGTCAAATAGTACAGCACCGCCGCTTCCATCTCGATGGCGAGCACGCCGTGCCGGCCCAGCAGAGCGGTCGTCTCCTTGTCCTCGGAGTAGAACATATCCGACGACAGGACGTTGCCCACTCGCAGCTGCAGACCCTTCTTCTTGCCGGCTTCATAGGCTTTCAGAATCAGCTCGAAATCGCCGATCTGCGGGAAATCGTAGCCCGGGAAGCGATTGCGGATAATGGCGGAATTCGTAGCGGCAGCCTGTGCGATAATGACGTCGCGAACTCTAACATCCGGCTGGATGGCGCCGCATGTGCCGACGCGCACCAGGTTTTTGACGCCGTAGTCGTTGATGAGCTCGTGTATGTAGATCGCTGCTGACGGCATACCCATGCCCGTTCCCTGAACGGAGACGCGTTGCCCTCTGTACGTGCCGGTATAGCCCAGCATGCCGCGGACCTGGTTGTAGCAGACGGCATCCTCCAGGAACGTCTCGGCGATATATTTGGCCCGGAGCGGATCGCCCGGCAGCAGGATGGTTTCGGCGATTTCGCCTGGTTTGGCTTCAATGTGTACACTCATGTTCATAGCCTCCACAGCTTGAGTAATGGCAGATCAGTCCTAGCATAGCACACTTGAAGGGGCGTCTGCATACGCGTCATCACTCTGTATTTAGGCTTTCGGCGCGTTCCTCGCCAGCTCCTTGCGGACAATCGGGGCCACCTTGGTGCCTAACAGCTCGATGGAGCGCAGCACCTCGCGATGCGGCATAGAGCCGATATCGACATGATGAAAGAAGCGGGTAATGCCCAGATTGTTATGGAGCAGAACAATCTTCTCCGCTACATATTCAGGATCGCCGACATAAAGGGCGCCTCGCAGGCTGCGCGCGTTGTCGTAGGCGGCGCGATCATAATGCGGCCACCCGCGCTCCCGGCCGATGGTGTTCATCTGGGCTTGATTGTACGGGAAGAACAGCTCCGCCGCTTCCTCCGTCGTGTCGGCGAGGAAGCCGTGCGAATGGGTGGCGATCTGGAGCTTGGCGGGATCATGACCCGCTTGCGCCGCCGCTTGCTTGTACAAATTCACAAGCGGAGCGAACCGCTCCGGCATGCCGCCGATAATGGCGAATACGATCGGCAGGCCGAGCATTCCGGCGCGGAACGCCGACTCCGGATTGCCGCCGCTTGCGATCCATACCGGCAGCGGCTCCTGAACGGCGCGCGGGTAGACGCCGCGGCTCCGAATGGCCGGCCGATGGCCGCCTCGCCAGGTGACCAGCTCCGATTCTCGTATAGCGAGCAGCAGCTCCAGGTTTTGCTCGAACAGCTCATCGTAATCATCCAGTCTCTGCCCGAACAAAGGGAAGGATTCCGTGAAGGAGCCTCGTCCCGCCATAATCTCCGCTCTTCCGCTCGACAGACCGTCCACTGAAGCGAAGTCCTGATAGACTCGAACGGGGTCGGCTGAGGACAGCACCGTGACGGCGCTGCTCAGCCGAATCCGATTTGTTCTGGAAGCGGCGGCGGCCAGCACAATGGCCGGCGCACTGGCGGCGTAATCCGCGCGATGATGCTCCCCTACTCCGTATACGTCGAGACCGGCCTGCTCCGCTACGACGATCTCCTCCACCGCATTGCGCAGACGCTCCGCATGGCTGATGGCGGCTCCCGTCTTGGGATGCGGCGTCGTCTCCAGAAAGGTACTGATGCCAATTTCAATCATGTCGGTAGCCTCCTTTGTACGATACCACTCATTTTACTATAAAATATAATGTATATCAATAAAAGTTAGTTAATGAGGCATCGGCAAAAGCTCCGCCCAAACAACAACAGACAAGCGGCCTCAGAAGACCGCTTGTCTGTTAGATGGAGGATTCCTGGTATCGAGCCGATTCGGCCATCCGAGCCGCTTGGGACGCCGATACCGGAGAATGAATGGCAAGCGCCACCAGTGCCGCCGTTACCGAGAAGCCTGCAGGAGGATAGACGAGATAGACATCCTCCCAGTTCGGCTCGAATTTATTTTTGAACTCGTACAGTCCCTTGAAGTTATAGATCCGATTCCCGTACTTATAGAGCAGCCGGGCGACAAGCATGTCGTTGATGTTCGCGAGCGGCGCCATGCCGAGGCTGCAGCGGCCGTAGCCCTGTTCCTTGCCCCACAGGCAAAGCGATAGAATGAGATAGTCCATGGTGCCCTGCGGACAATCTGCGGAATAACGCATCAGGTCGACATTCAGCTGCGCCGTCTCTGTCGCTTCCTGGCATGCTCCCGCTACCGTCAGGAACGCTTCGATGCGGCCACCTTGGCCTGTCATGACCGCGATGGGAAAGCGGCTGACATAGTCGCGATGGAAGGCGCCGACGGAGAAGCTTTTCTCCTTGCGCTGCTGCAGCCATTCGTTAGAGATGGAAGCCAGACGGTCCATCAGCTGACAGGTATAGGGTGGCGTAAGCACCTCGAAGCTATACCCGCTCTTGCGGAATTTGCTCAGTCTGTTCCGTTGCTTGAGCCATGCTTTGCCGTTCATATGGAAGCCCGTCAGGTCGATGATGGCCTCCTCGCCGATCTTGGCGGCGCGCAGGCCGAGCTCCCGGTATACGGGCAGCATGTCCGACTTGGTCTGATAGAAGGCCGGAATGCAGCGGTCCTGCTTGCAGGTCTCTATGAATTGCTGAACGGCGCGTCTCATCGAGCGCGGATGGCCGGATGGATCGCCTAAGGCTATTCTTCGGTTACCTATAGATCGGTATGCGATAAGCGCCTCGCGCTTGGAGTCCCAGAACCATTCCTTATCGCCCAGGTAATACAGATGCGTGTGCGACCCTTGTCCACAGCGTTCGATCAGGCGATTCAGCCGAGTCTCCGTAATGCGATCCATGTTCAATCAACCCTCCGTGCAGATTATGCATGTTCTAAGATGAGATCCGATACGTTCACTTTCTACTACTATTATCGGCATATCTCTCGAACCATTATAGAGGGACATGTCCTGCTGGAGCAATGGTATTTGATACATTTTTTGACCACAAGTTTTCGAGCATTCGAAAAACGGAAATTAGATTTGGCGAAGTTTCGGGGTGAAGCGGGTTTTTGTTTCAGATGCGCAAGACGTAACGGACATCAAACGCACTTTGTGGTTATCGACCCCCGCGTGACCTCAATCCGCGCAATAACGACACCCCGTGTGGCTGTTGCTCCTTCTAACCGCTCATTCGGCGCAATAGCGATCACTCGTGTGGTTATCGACCGCCGCGTGACCTCAATCCGCGGAATAACGACACCTCGTGTGGCTGTTGCTGCTTCTAACCCCTCATTCGGCGCAAAAGCGATCTCTCGTGTGGTTATCGACCGCCGCGTGACCTCAATCCGCGCAATAACGACACCCCGTGTGGCTGTTGCTCCTTCTAACCCCTCATTCGGCGCAATAGCGATCTCTCGTGTGGTTATTGACTGCCGCGTGACCTCAATCCGCGCAATAACGACACCCCGTGTGGCTGTTGCTCCTTCTAACCGCTCATTCGGCGCAATAGCGATCTCTCGTGTGGTTATTGACTGCCGCGTGATCTCAATCCGCGCAATAACGACACCCCGTGTGGCTGTTGCTCCTTCTAACCCCTCATTCGGCGCGATAGCGATCTCTCGTGTGGTTATTGACTGCCGCGTGACCTCAATCCGCGCAATAACGACACCTCGTGTGGCTGTTGCTCCTTCTAACCGCTCATTCGGCGCAATAGCGATCTCTCGTGTGGTTATCGACCGCCGCGTGACCTCAATCCGCGGAATAACGACACCTCGTGTGGCTGTTGCTCCTTCTAACCCCTCATTCGGCGCAATAGCGATCTCTCGGGAGCTCCAATTTGACCCTTTCCAGCATGTAATGGTCAAATTGGACGCTTAGCCGTCCTACACGCACAGACTTTCCCTCAAGTGTCGTTCTAACGTTCGAGTGTCCCTTACCATTTGGGGCGACCCATTAGAAGGGTGTAAAGGTATAGTATTTTTTGTCCGTTAGAAGACTCATTGGTACGGTTGGCGTCGTCGAGACGATGGCATCCAATTGTCCGCATAAAAGCGACAGGAAATAGACATATAATAAAAGAGCTTGAATTGTGTTAAGGAGGCAGCCATGTCGGACATCAGTCATCCAAGAAGGCCTAGAGCGGTATTAAGCGGTTCCGGCATCACCCATATCCAGTGGCATAATCCATTCCTTATCGCATGGTGGTCTGCGTCGTTCCCCGGCTTCGGACATCTGATCCTGAATCAATACATACGCGGTACGCTGCTTACGCTGACCGAGGTAATTGTGAACACGCTCGCCCATATCAATGAGTCGATGATATACACCTTCTGTGGCAGGTTCGAGGCGGCGAGAGACATTCTGGATCCGCGCTGGGCATTCCCTTATTTGCTCATCTATATGCTGGCAATATGGGACAGCTATCGGTCGGCGCTTCAGAACAACAAGCATGTCCTGCTCGCGGAGCTGGAGAATGCCCGCTTGAAGCCATTTCTGCTGGGTCGTATGGAGGTGCATTATATGGAGAGAAAAAGTCCGATCAAGGCGGCATTGTTCTCCCTTGCCTTTCCCGGCTTCGGACAGCTGTACGTGCACCGCATTTTGTTGGGGTTCTATGCCATGGTGTGGTGGTTCATCTACCTGGGCTTATCCAATGTGTACATCGCGGGCTTGCGGCTGCTCTACGGGGAGACAGCAGCCTCAACGCTGATCCTGCATCCCCATTGGCTGTTGTTCATGCCGTCGGTTATCGGCGGCTCCATCTATCACGCCTTTGCTACAACCATCGAACATAATCGACTGTTCCGCATAGAGCAGACACAATATTTCCGCGAGAAATACGACGGCTCCAAGCTGCTCCTATTTCCGAGAATCGGGTGAAAGCATGCTGATCATTGGCTCCTTCATGCACGCCACAGAGCTGGAGATGGCACTCTCCATTCTGGAGCATAACGGCATACAGCCGAGCCGTATTCTGGTCGTTCCCATGAGCGGCAGCGAAAACGTCAAATCCGCTATACCC
This genomic window contains:
- a CDS encoding LLM class flavin-dependent oxidoreductase, with amino-acid sequence MIEIGISTFLETTPHPKTGAAISHAERLRNAVEEIVVAEQAGLDVYGVGEHHRADYAASAPAIVLAAAASRTNRIRLSSAVTVLSSADPVRVYQDFASVDGLSSGRAEIMAGRGSFTESFPLFGQRLDDYDELFEQNLELLLAIRESELVTWRGGHRPAIRSRGVYPRAVQEPLPVWIASGGNPESAFRAGMLGLPIVFAIIGGMPERFAPLVNLYKQAAAQAGHDPAKLQIATHSHGFLADTTEEAAELFFPYNQAQMNTIGRERGWPHYDRAAYDNARSLRGALYVGDPEYVAEKIVLLHNNLGITRFFHHVDIGSMPHREVLRSIELLGTKVAPIVRKELARNAPKA
- a CDS encoding phosphatidylglycerol lysyltransferase domain-containing protein, coding for MDRITETRLNRLIERCGQGSHTHLYYLGDKEWFWDSKREALIAYRSIGNRRIALGDPSGHPRSMRRAVQQFIETCKQDRCIPAFYQTKSDMLPVYRELGLRAAKIGEEAIIDLTGFHMNGKAWLKQRNRLSKFRKSGYSFEVLTPPYTCQLMDRLASISNEWLQQRKEKSFSVGAFHRDYVSRFPIAVMTGQGGRIEAFLTVAGACQEATETAQLNVDLMRYSADCPQGTMDYLILSLCLWGKEQGYGRCSLGMAPLANINDMLVARLLYKYGNRIYNFKGLYEFKNKFEPNWEDVYLVYPPAGFSVTAALVALAIHSPVSASQAARMAESARYQESSI
- the deoD gene encoding purine-nucleoside phosphorylase; translated protein: MSVHIEAKPGEIAETILLPGDPLRAKYIAETFLEDAVCYNQVRGMLGYTGTYRGQRVSVQGTGMGMPSAAIYIHELINDYGVKNLVRVGTCGAIQPDVRVRDVIIAQAAATNSAIIRNRFPGYDFPQIGDFELILKAYEAGKKKGLQLRVGNVLSSDMFYSEDKETTALLGRHGVLAIEMEAAVLYYLTNKFGVKGLCVLTVSDHIITGEETTSLERQTTFNDMIEVALEAVTIG